The Mastacembelus armatus chromosome 24, fMasArm1.2, whole genome shotgun sequence sequence CAGAGAGGTTTAGAGCACCACGATGTAAGCTGGTTTTATTCCAAATATCCACCTCTTAGAAGCTTTTTATAAACTCGACTCTCCTTGGTTCCTGCTGGAGTTGATCTGTAGGGTGTACTAGCTGAGGGAGAGGAAGCTGTCTTAGCCAGGTGTTGTACTATTGGCCAATACTGTACAGGAAAACTGATCCCAGGGTGCCCAGGTTAAGCTGAAGGGGGAAGAGAAACTCAGGAAATGTCAGAaccaatgaaatattttcattcagatGAGAGGGAGCATGTTAGAGGGTTGTTTGATGGAGCAATGGATGGAGGAGTAAAGGCATATGTGACCTGGGTGAGGCCAGCAGGAAGAGAGGGGGGCGAGGACTagcacattaaatattaatgaaatgtttcaggGGTGAAGGGTGACAGGTGGTTTGATGGCTGAGGTGCCACAGTGGTAACATTTAAAACgaagaaaattgaaaaaataaaaaacgcCTTTGCATTTCAGTGAATTCTTATCTACAGTACCTTCTATATTATTTTGCTCTTTCATATCAtattacactttgttttttttttctaggattGCTTTGTAATAATTTGTACAGTTTTGCATGTTATAGAtgtaatcatttttgttttcggTTGGTTGTTTTACTTGGACTTGCTCCTTTTTGAACGGTTTGGGCGTTTTACTGAGGATAACCCACTACAGGTGATGTAGATTCTTTTttgcacaaaaaatatttaaggtgtaaggtcaaaacaaaaaaataatgtatggAACTGGCTGCCACACTCGTGGAGAACTCATTATATTAACCTGACTCCGATGTATTTCAATAAAGCGGAGGGCTGTTACAATTACACACCCAGCGTGTTTCTGTGTGGTCATTTCTGCTGCCAGACCGTCCTCTGTGTCTAAAACTCTTATAGTTTAACACACTTAGCATAACATGCcatgaaaacacagtaataaaatatgtatgtagTACGTCTTTAAAAATGTCCCTTGGTCATGCAAATGTGTCCATGTGTATAGTTTGCAGAATGCCCCTCAGTACACTGTCATATAAAGTGCACCATATAAAACTGCACCTTAATACTGTATACAATGAATATTTTGCCTCAGTATATTATGTGATCAAAGATTTGCCTTAGTAGAATATGGCCTTATTCCTCCttagtgttttatttgaatgCTGCATGCAGTTCACAGATGATGTAGTTCTGGTCCTAATGTCGTATTTCTGTGCACATGCTGggatcagaagaaatgaagTGGACACCTTAGTAAAGAAACCAGTGCAGTCAATAGAGCCACTGTTCTGTTATAGCAATTGAAGTAGTATGGGTATAAACCTGGGAATAACAGTATGACAATGGCAACACACCCACCTACCTGGAGCTATAAGTTAATGTTTGTTCCATATTGTGCTGCAAGAGATGATGTTCAACTCATCCTGCCTCCTTCATCTGACACCTGACACTCTGTGGGGAATAATACGCACTGAGCCCAGCTGCTGATTTATCGACTGAAGTCGAGGCTCTAATGTGATACCTAAGTGCAGGATTATTAAGAATTCAAAGTGCATGTCTCAGATAAACCAGTAGGTGGCAGAAGTGCACCTAAAGGTGCTTTTCTACCCTCcatgacagaagaagaagaagaagaagcagctcaTCATACAGAACTGAAAGGAAAGTGGAAGAAGCGGCAGCACAATGGTACAATGTTATTCACATGTTGTATGTCGTGTTTGTCGTCGTAACTTAAATAATGAgcgtgttgttgttttgtttgacctCTGCACACCTGTGTCTTCTGTCTTGGTGCGGCCTGTAGACCCGCGGCTGTGAATCTGATTAGTCACTCCAGCTAATGCTAGTTAGCTCCTAGCCTAGCCACGAGCTAACATCGTTCATTTTATCCGTGTGGAGgttaatgtttgtgttgtgtgttggaCAGAACTCCCGAGGACTCCGCTCTCAGCTCAAAGACAGCGTACCGGTGGCTGGTCTGTGTCCACAGGGGGCTTATGGGGTCCAGGACTCTCTGCGGAGCGGGTCAGGCACcgcacactcactcactcactcactcactcactcactcactcacacacactccctcactcactcactcttgatttggttttattttttatataaatttaaatgaacTCAAACAGCTCACTGCTGCTCTACAGTGACAAAGCCAGGAGCATCATGGGAGACGAAGTCCTGAGGGGTTAAAGTTATATCGCAGTGACGGCTTGGCATTTGTTCATGGAGGAGTCTGAGCTCAgttaatttttaatgtaaactAAAATAATACAGCGCGTCGCCTGTTACCAACAACACATTGTCCAGGCCTTAGTGTCTCTGCTGTAACAACATGTACGGCAGCTGGGAAGGGACaagagaggaggaagcagaACGAAAGTCCCAGTGGTGTTTTAGGTGACTCATGGTGCAGCCCCTGTCAGATCTCTGTGAAAGGTCCTGACAGTGTTTGTTCATGCTGTGCATTCATTTGACTAGAATAATGATATACAGCTTAAAACATCCAGTACTCATTAAACTCATGTTACTGGTTTCATGCTGACCTTGGCCCCTGTAATCATCCTATACAACTATACAACTACACTGTATCACAAATACATATTTCTAATTCTTCTTCAGCTTCACCAGTGTGAAGAACCAGCTCCTTCCCAGCCACCCGCTGGAGATCTCCGAAAAGAACGTGAGTAATGTTCAATTGTCTGTTTTTACCAAAAGTTAGCGCTGGACTGTAGTGTAGATCCCAGAAAGTCAACCTTTTGCCACAGGCTTTATGCACGTGTTGCTGTGTTCGGTTCACAGTTTCACACGATCCTGGATCTGAAAGAGATCAACAAAATTCACTAGTCTTCAAAGAACAACTCCCAGCTCAGGAGTTTTCAGGAGCAGTAAGATTTGATACAGAATAACACTAAGTGTTGTCCTCAACATAGTCACGAGATGACTGAtgacttttatctttttttattgcattttatcacaaaatacaaaaagcacTTTTAAATGTGATCTAACAAAGGGAAATGTCAAATGTTAGACATATATGTGCTGTCAGTATGAACATTGGCTGATTAATAACCACAATACTGATATAATGTATAAACATACTGTCATATTGAGTGGCCATGACAAAAAcattgcctttgtgtgtgtttgtgtgatgtgcAGTTCCAGCTGAACCAGGACAAGATGAATTTTTCCACTGTCAGAAACATTCAGGGTCTTCATGCTCCACTCAAACTGCAGATGGAGTACATGGCAGCCAGACAGGTGATTGAGCTTCTaacccaccccccccccccacctgtTGGACCTCATCAATTCacaccttgtttttgttttgatatttactTTTCAGTTCCTTCATGTTTCCCTTTACATCCTGACTTCTGTCTTTCCAGATCCAGCGCCTGCCTTTCTTACAGAGTTCAAACCTGGCTCTGGATACGCTGCGAGGAAGCGATGAATCCATTGGCTTTGAGGACGTCCTCAATGGTGACAGGCTTTTTCCCTTTACAGTCACTAACTCAACTACCTGAACATGAAATGTGATCAACAACTTTTGTCTTTCAGACCCAGCCCAGAGTGAAGTAATGGGTGAGCCTCACATGATGGTGGAATACAAACTGGGACTCCAGTGAAAGAAGATGGACACAGACCCACATGTATATTTAGGTGTATTATGTATTATCTAGATACAATTGTTTATTGGCTCATTAACACAAGTCAGGTTGTGGAGAACTGCGGAGTCATGTTTTGAGAAGTACCGGGCGAGTGTTGGCGCTGATCAGTCAACGAAAAGCCCTGAAGTAAACAGGTGTTCAGTGCTGCTCTTGTATGATTCCAATGTGGTTGGCATTTCTAataaatttcttttcttttcttataaAGTTGAACCTGTGAAATATCTACCCCTTTACAATCCGTCCATTTGAACAAAACAAGGATCTTTAAAATACAAAGCTAATCtctgaaaaaaaaggaaaagctaCTATATGGGCCTCACTGGGTCGTCTATAGATTGAACTCCAAGTACATCTGTAGTACTCAAAATTTTGTTTCATGACTCTACAGATACAGCGTTGTTTGAACCGGTCAGGTGATCAGCTCTGTTACTTGAACCGCAAGTCAGAGACACATGAAGGCAACAAACAGGCAGAAACTGTTCATGTCTTTGTCACTGATACTTTAATCTAAATCCAGTCTAGTTCAAAACACAAGATTGGAACATGGTATAAAACAGCTGACAGGTGTAAtaaaacatggtaaaaaaaaacaaaacactaacaaCTCTACTCATGTATTTGTCTTATGCTTCTTAAGGGCTGTTTCCATTTGTAGAAAATACTCAGGTTTAGCTCTGATCAGATTTGAGAGTCAAAATACTGATTTCCCATGTTCACAGTTTTGTTGTTCACTGAGGTAATGCAGGTTTGTCCCACCCTTCATTTGACCACAACAACCAGGCACTGCTTACTTAAATAATGAATGGAGAATAGTCAGAAAATGCCTAATGGTTAACAAAATGTTTGGTGGtgactaaaatatattgaacaatattttattaataatccATTCACCTCATAAATCATAACATATTACTCTCCCTTATATCACATCAGCTGCTTTCAACTATAAAAAGTATCAGTATTGGCTGGGAATTACCTTCTACTGGATCAATATCAAATTTTGTGTTACTGCCCAACCCTGTGATCATTATATTTCAACTGTATTCAGCCAGTCAGTGTTGTGCCAGGACAGACCTAACACTGATCTCAGACCACACAAGGTGAGTTTATCCAGCAAACCGCAGCATTAGATCACATGATCCGATCTGCCTAATAGTGAATTTGGTGCAGTTTTTACCGCAAATGTCATTAACTTTTGCTGAATAGGAAAGTAAAACTTTTCAGATGCAAAGAAGATGAAGTCGCCTCCTGAGATCAGTGTCAGTGTGGTCTGTACTGGCCCATCGGTGACTGGCTGAATTACAGTTTGAATATACTCACCCTTAATttatgttggattttttttccctgcaaaaacagataaaaactcTTTTCTTTCTCGACTCTGTTTCATTCTCTCGTGATACCGAGAAAAACAgcgtattttaaaaaaagctgcatCCTGATACTTTGTACAGGTTTAGAAGTGGCATTATTTGTCCTTTTTGGCTTGCCATACATCTTTACACTGACTCTAAAGATCACTTTGTGTCCTGTCTGAAGATACAGGCATAAGGCAGGAGTTTGGATTCAGCTGTTTTCCTCTATTTCAGCCCTTGGATTCAAACTGGCCAACCACAGACTCAGatatttttcttcttatctGTACATACCCCATTCCACAGCTGTGGTGTTTGAAAGGAGACAAAGCTTTCATAAAGCTCAGGAGACACGGACAGCTTTTCTGAAGAGTGCTTGCCAGGTTTAAGGTAACAAACCACTTGGGTTTATTCTGTAAGTGTTTagctctgtgtttatgtggagTTTCAAattggtttttaaataaatgcttcTATAATAAGGGAATTTTAGCATGTGAAGGGCAAACTCAAACTAGGCACAGCTGACTTAAATTGTGCCAAAGCATGGACCAATCACACAAGTCAAACATGCCTGGTCACAGTACAGGTCACCTAGTGTGAGTGCACCCTAAGTGTCCAGCATTTTGCACATTTGGAACTGGTTAATAATGTGGACGTTAGACCATAGAGAGGCATCCTCTGCATCCACCTTCTCTTCTAGGCCTCATCACGTCTCATATCCTTCAGTCCGAGTCGTTTGTACACgtactgtacaaaacaaaccAGTCTGTCAGTGCTGCTCACATTGTGTT is a genomic window containing:
- the pomp gene encoding proteasome maturation protein; the protein is MNSRGLRSQLKDSVPVAGLCPQGAYGVQDSLRSGFTSVKNQLLPSHPLEISEKNFQLNQDKMNFSTVRNIQGLHAPLKLQMEYMAARQIQRLPFLQSSNLALDTLRGSDESIGFEDVLNDPAQSEVMGEPHMMVEYKLGLQ